One genomic region from Phragmites australis chromosome 1, lpPhrAust1.1, whole genome shotgun sequence encodes:
- the LOC133914502 gene encoding autophagy-related protein 18d-like isoform X2 produces MSSQVSTSRGLHPPSKLGTFESPHTWPLSAPTSQPEVGRGDNQEVRLLSVSWNQDCGCFAAGTSTGFRIFNCDPYKETFRRDLKNGGFGIVEMLFRCNILALVGGGSNVQYPPNKVMIWDDHQSRCIGFAFRSDVRAVKLGKDYIVIVLERKIYVYNFTDLKLLHQIDTLSNPKGLCCLSHHSNTSVLACPRVHQGHVHVEHFGLKVTKMITAHDSHISCMALTMDGLLLATTSMKGTLIRIFNTMDGTRLQEVRRGLDKVEIYSIALSPNVQWLAVSNDKGIVHIFSLRVRVAREDASNEQRTLEGPRMDHQNSSSSINPLIQTSTGSNASSSLSFMRASTGAASTKSMEGRCYRRNTSGFCRPTTEHPSGLHPPELHEDHITL; encoded by the exons ATGAGCTCACAAGTCTCCACATCAAGGGGTCTGCATCCCCCGAGCAAGCTTGGGACATTCGAGTCCCCTCACACCTGGCCGCTTTCTGCACCTACTAGCCAGCCTGAAGTAGGTCGTGGTGACAACCAGGAGGTCAGGCTGTTGTCGGTTTCTTGGAATCAGGATTGTGGTTGCTTTGCTGCCGGtaccagcaccggcttcaggaTCTTCAATTGCGACCCTTATAAGGAGACTTTCAGGAGGGATCTCAAGAATGGCGGGTTTGGGATTGTTGAGATGCTGTTCCGTTGCAACATCCTTGCCCTTGTAGGCGGTGGCTCCAATGTGCAGTATCCGCCAAACAAGGTGATGATCTGGGATGATCACCAGAGCCGTTGCATTGGATTCGCCTTTCGCTCTGATGTTCGGGCTGTAAAGTTGGGAAAGGACTACATTGTAATTGTTCTTGAGCGGAAGATATATGTTTACAACTTCACGGATTTGAAGCTGCTCCACCAGATTGACACCCTGTCAAATCCCAAAGGATTGTGCTGCCTCTCCCATCATTCCAATACTTCAGTGTTGGCCTGCCCTAGGGTGCACCAGGGGCATGTTCATGTAGAGCATTTTGGGCTGAAGGTGACAAAGATGATTACGGCTCATGATTCACACATTTCTTGCATGGCCTTAACTATGGATGGTCTCCTACTGGCAACAACAAGCATGAAGGGCACTTTGATCAGAATTTTTAACACAATGGATGGCACCCGCTTGCAAGAG GTACGTAGAGGGCTTGACAAAGTAGAAATATATAGCATTGCGCTATCGCCCAATGTGCAGTGGTTGGCTGTGTCCAATGACAAAGgaattgttcatattttctctctGAGAGTCAGAGTTGCTAGGGAGGATGCAAGCAATGAGCAACGCACTCTTGAAGGTCCACGAATGGATCACCAGAACTCTTCCAGTTCTATTAACCCTCTTATTCAAACGAGCACTGGATCCAATGCGAGTTCATCGTTGTCTTTCATGAGGG CTTCTACAGGTGCAGCTTCGACCAAGTCAATGGAGGGCAGATGTTACAGAAGGAATACTTCTGGTTTCTGTAGGCCGACAACAGAGCACCCTTCCGGACTTCATCCACCTGAATTGCATGAAGATCATATCACCCTGTAA
- the LOC133883150 gene encoding uncharacterized protein LOC133883150 translates to MDAPPQPPRTPSPPPPTQPPAPSRRYGVHFSASSFIQAPLSALLEYSGILRPDPGGGLPQAGAGAGGGEVSIRIVRPGEVGTSSEMGDDGVVEEEGDAARAHPAEPAPAPAAGGGEGGRESSSSYQRYDIQQVARWVEQILPFSLLLLVVFIRQHLQGFFVTIWIAVVMFKSNDILRKQTALKRERKIPVLVGITILFVVHVFGFYWCYKNGDLIRPLVMLPPKEIPPFWHAIFIILVNDTMVRQTSMVVKCMLLMYYKNSRGRSYRRQGQMLTIVEYFLLLYRALLPTPVWYRFFLNKEYGSLFSSLTTGLYLTFKLTSVVEKVQSFLTALRALSLKDFHYGSYATSEQVIAAGDMCAICQEKMYAPILLRCKHIFCEDCVSEWFERERTCPLCRALVKPADLRSFGDGSTSLFFQLF, encoded by the exons ATGGACGCGCCACCCCAGCCGCCGCGGACCCCATCTCCACCGCCCCCGACTCAGCCGCCCGCGCCGTCCAGGAGGTACGGCGTGCACTTCTCCGCCTCCAGCTTCATCCAGGCGCCCCTCTCCGCGCTGCTCGAGTACTCCGGCATCCTCCGCCCCGACCCCGGTGGCGGGCTACCCCAGGCGGGGGCCGGGGCAGGGGGAGGCGAGGTGTCGATCCGGATCGTGCGCCCCGGCGAGGTGGGGACGTCGTCCGAGATGGGAGATGACGGGgtcgtggaggaggagggggacgCGGCGAGGGCGCACCCCGCcgagccggcgccggcgccggcggcaggCGGCGGGGAGGGCGGGAGggagtcgtcgtcgtcgtatCAGAGGTACGACATACAGCAGGTGGCGAGGTGGGTGGAGCAGATACTTCCCTTCTCCCTGCTGCTGCTCGTCGTCTTCATCAGACAGCACTTGCAAG GTTTCTTTGTGACGATTTGGATCGCTGTGGTGATGTTCAAGTCCAATGATATCCTGCGCAAGCAGACTGCTTTGAAG AGGGAGAGAAAAATTCCAGTCCTTGTCGGGATTACAATATTATTTGTTGTTCATGTATTTGGATTTTATTGGTGTTACAAGAATGGAGACCTTATAAGACCTCTCGTGATGCTTCCTCCAAAAGAAATACCACCATTTTGGCATGCAATATTCATCATCTTGGTGAATg ATACAATGGTGCGCCAAACTTCTATGGTCGTCAAATGTATGCTTCTCATGTACTATAAAAACAGCAGAGGCCGCAGCTATCGTAGGCAG GGTCAAATGCTGACAATTGTGGAATATTTTCTACTTTTGTACCGTGCACTATTGCCTACTCCCGTGTGGTACCGTTTTTTCCTGAACAAGGAGTATGGAAgcctattttcttctctaaccACTGGCTTGTATCTCACTTTCAAGTTGACATCTGTCGTGGAAAAG GTTCAATCATTTTTGACAGCATTGAGAGCATTATCACTTAAAGACTTCCATTATGGTTCATACGCAACAAGTGAGCAG GTTATCGCTGCTGGAGATATGTGTGCGATATGCCAAGAAAAGATGTATGCTCCCATTCTTTTGCGGTGTAAACATATCTTCTGTGAAGATTGTGTATCAGAATG GTTTGAGAGGGAGCGGACGTGCCCGCTGTGCAGGGCATTGGTGAAACCAGCAGACCTCCGGTCGTTTGGTGACGGTTCAACGAGCCTCTTCTTCCAGTTATTCTAG
- the LOC133886623 gene encoding uncharacterized protein LOC133886623: MWDSMIEKVRACIYRKKGIVDGGTSVFFYIVQSILLSRWGKSNTPLQCLAHSLNSRYYSPAWLNEVSGRVNPNNDVEINTERNKCFRKFFSDPDDLRKIKTQFADFSLFWVALMTLTQLRIEPILRQSNGGALIELLGQPASSSCCERNWSAYAFIHSMKRNKLTPERAEDLVFVHNNLRLLSRKSNDYQSGLSRMWDVEGDGTESFVGVGFLEGADLTLDKLEFEEEILEVED, from the exons ATGTGGGACTCCATGATAGAGAAG GTGAGAGCTTGTATCTATCGGAAGAAGGGAATTGTGGACGGTGGTACAAGTGTCTTTTTTTATATTGTTCAAAGCATTTTACTATCTAGGTGGGGCAAGAGTAATACTCCTCTCCAGTGTTTGGCACACTCACTAAATTCaag ATACTATAGTCCAGCTTGGCTTAATGAAGTCTCTGGTCGTGTCAACCCAAATAATGATGTTGAAATTAATACTGAGAGGAACAAATGCTTTAGAAAGTTCTTTTCGGATCCGGATGACTTAAGGAAAATCAAGACACAATTTGCTGATTTCTCTCTATTTTGGGTGGCTTTGATGACCCTGACTCAGTTGAGGATAGAGCCCATTTTGAGACAAAGCAATGGTGGGGCACTTATAGAGTTACTTGGGCAGCCAGCATCTTCCTCTTGCTGTGAGAGGAATTGGAGCGCATATGCTTTTATACATAGCATGAAGAGGAATAAGCTCACTCCTGAGCGAGCCGAGGATTTGGTGTTTGTGCATAACAACTTGCGTCTTCTTTCAAGGAAGTCCAATGATTATCAAAGTGGGCTAAGCCGAATGTGGGATGTCGAGGGAGATGGCACCGAGAGCTTTGTTGGTGTTGGCTTTTTAGAAGGTGCCGATCTCACACTTGATAAGCTAGAATTTGAGGAGGAGATATTAGAagtggaagattga
- the LOC133914502 gene encoding autophagy-related protein 18d-like isoform X1 has product MSSQVSTSRGLHPPSKLGTFESPHTWPLSAPTSQPEVGRGDNQEVRLLSVSWNQDCGCFAAGTSTGFRIFNCDPYKETFRRDLKNGGFGIVEMLFRCNILALVGGGSNVQYPPNKVMIWDDHQSRCIGFAFRSDVRAVKLGKDYIVIVLERKIYVYNFTDLKLLHQIDTLSNPKGLCCLSHHSNTSVLACPRVHQGHVHVEHFGLKVTKMITAHDSHISCMALTMDGLLLATTSMKGTLIRIFNTMDGTRLQEVRRGLDKVEIYSIALSPNVQWLAVSNDKGIVHIFSLRVRVAREDASNEQRTLEGPRMDHQNSSSSINPLIQTSTGSNASSSLSFMRGILPKYFSSEWSFAQFHLPEVTRYIVAFGAQNTVMMVGLDGSFYRCSFDQVNGGQMLQKEYFWFL; this is encoded by the exons ATGAGCTCACAAGTCTCCACATCAAGGGGTCTGCATCCCCCGAGCAAGCTTGGGACATTCGAGTCCCCTCACACCTGGCCGCTTTCTGCACCTACTAGCCAGCCTGAAGTAGGTCGTGGTGACAACCAGGAGGTCAGGCTGTTGTCGGTTTCTTGGAATCAGGATTGTGGTTGCTTTGCTGCCGGtaccagcaccggcttcaggaTCTTCAATTGCGACCCTTATAAGGAGACTTTCAGGAGGGATCTCAAGAATGGCGGGTTTGGGATTGTTGAGATGCTGTTCCGTTGCAACATCCTTGCCCTTGTAGGCGGTGGCTCCAATGTGCAGTATCCGCCAAACAAGGTGATGATCTGGGATGATCACCAGAGCCGTTGCATTGGATTCGCCTTTCGCTCTGATGTTCGGGCTGTAAAGTTGGGAAAGGACTACATTGTAATTGTTCTTGAGCGGAAGATATATGTTTACAACTTCACGGATTTGAAGCTGCTCCACCAGATTGACACCCTGTCAAATCCCAAAGGATTGTGCTGCCTCTCCCATCATTCCAATACTTCAGTGTTGGCCTGCCCTAGGGTGCACCAGGGGCATGTTCATGTAGAGCATTTTGGGCTGAAGGTGACAAAGATGATTACGGCTCATGATTCACACATTTCTTGCATGGCCTTAACTATGGATGGTCTCCTACTGGCAACAACAAGCATGAAGGGCACTTTGATCAGAATTTTTAACACAATGGATGGCACCCGCTTGCAAGAG GTACGTAGAGGGCTTGACAAAGTAGAAATATATAGCATTGCGCTATCGCCCAATGTGCAGTGGTTGGCTGTGTCCAATGACAAAGgaattgttcatattttctctctGAGAGTCAGAGTTGCTAGGGAGGATGCAAGCAATGAGCAACGCACTCTTGAAGGTCCACGAATGGATCACCAGAACTCTTCCAGTTCTATTAACCCTCTTATTCAAACGAGCACTGGATCCAATGCGAGTTCATCGTTGTCTTTCATGAGGG GGATTCTGCCAAAGTATTTCAGTTCAGAGTGGTCATTTGCTCAGTTCCATTTACCAGAAGTGACACGCTACATAGTAGCCTTTGGCGCTCAGAACACTGTAATGATGGTTGGCCTGGATGGCAG CTTCTACAGGTGCAGCTTCGACCAAGTCAATGGAGGGCAGATGTTACAGAAGGAATACTTCTGGTTTCTGTAG